A region of Ferruginibacter albus DNA encodes the following proteins:
- a CDS encoding phospholipase D-like domain-containing protein, translating into MLSTKKNKAAGYTADNKIKLIHGGKEYFDTLLTLFDKAAFSIHLQTYIFEEDETGRLVADALIKAATKGIKVFVLVDGYASQGLSKHFVQQLKQSGIFFRWFEPVLRSRHFYFGRRLHHKVVVADGYYSLVGGINISNRYNDMPNENAWMDWALYSEGEVNKKLYQVCRALWNKSGWGKKRNFPSVSTIDTSTENECLVAIRRNDWVRGKNEITKSYVRTIREAQSNVIIMSSYFLPGRLIKRSLALAAKRKVKVVVIATGKSDVTLAKHAERHIYRWLLKNGIELYEYRSNILHSKLSVCDGEWITVGSYNVNNISAYASVELNMDVLDSEFVKEAEKMLQAIIAADCERITEADFIRHNNFIKRIWQQICYNLVRVIFYLFTFYFKQERQ; encoded by the coding sequence ATGCTTTCCACCAAAAAGAATAAAGCAGCAGGATATACCGCTGACAATAAGATAAAACTCATTCATGGGGGCAAAGAATATTTTGATACACTATTGACTTTATTTGATAAGGCAGCGTTTTCTATTCATTTACAGACCTACATTTTTGAAGAAGATGAGACAGGCAGGCTGGTGGCGGATGCATTAATAAAGGCTGCAACAAAAGGAATAAAGGTTTTTGTTTTAGTAGATGGTTATGCATCACAAGGACTTTCAAAACATTTTGTGCAACAATTAAAACAGAGCGGCATTTTCTTTCGTTGGTTTGAGCCTGTTTTACGTAGCAGGCATTTTTATTTTGGGAGAAGACTGCATCATAAAGTTGTAGTGGCAGACGGTTATTATAGTTTGGTAGGAGGCATTAACATAAGTAATCGCTATAATGATATGCCAAATGAAAATGCATGGATGGATTGGGCACTATATTCAGAAGGCGAAGTAAACAAAAAATTGTATCAGGTCTGTCGGGCATTGTGGAATAAATCCGGCTGGGGTAAAAAAAGAAATTTTCCTTCTGTTAGTACAATTGATACGTCTACGGAAAATGAATGCCTGGTAGCTATTCGAAGAAATGATTGGGTAAGGGGTAAGAATGAAATTACCAAAAGCTATGTACGAACGATCAGGGAGGCGCAATCGAATGTTATTATCATGTCAAGTTATTTTTTGCCGGGCAGACTAATTAAAAGAAGCCTTGCTTTAGCGGCAAAAAGAAAAGTAAAAGTAGTGGTGATCGCTACCGGTAAATCTGATGTAACGCTTGCAAAACATGCAGAGCGCCATATATATCGATGGTTACTAAAGAATGGCATTGAATTGTATGAGTATCGTTCCAATATATTGCATAGTAAATTAAGTGTTTGCGATGGAGAATGGATAACAGTAGGATCGTACAATGTGAATAATATCAGCGCCTATGCCAGTGTTGAGTTGAATATGGATGTGTTGGATAGTGAATTTGTAAAAGAAGCGGAAAAAATGTTACAAGCGATTATTGCAGCAGATTGCGAAAGGATCACAGAAGCTGATTTTATCAGGCATAATAATTTTATTAAAAGAATATGGCAGCAAATATGTTATAACCTGGTGAGAGTAATTTTTTATCTTTTTACTTTTTATTTTAAACAAGAGAGACAATAA
- a CDS encoding glucoamylase family protein, translating to MKHILFFVMMLLALSFCKKEAPVNPPGTLQSLKITVNDSLVNSTVYYNATNKPAIKIFFSEPIDTAGIYTRVLIKNANGTALPVNYGLANMDSVLVVQPSGNLQSISVYTVAISNGIKSIHNSLLQQNISFNIVTAIDSSDKFARISDSVLLDLVQKQTLKYFWDFGHPVSGLARERNTSGDVVTTGGSGFGIMSLLVGVHHNFISRTDGLGRMTKIVSFLTNKAHRYHGAFPHWLNGATGETVPFSPKDDGADLVETSYLMEGLLCARQFFNSTVDNNEIQLRDSINNLWNGVEWSWFRQNNQNALYWHWSPDFDWAMNMQINGWNEALITYVLAASSNNYNIPLAVYQNGWALNGNIKNNKQYFGITLPLGPDYGGPLFFSHYSFLGINPNNLMDVYANYWTQNTAHSKINYSYCVNNPKRFNGYSSQCWGLTASDDNNGYDAHSPTNDDGVISPTAALSSMAYTPTESMNALRFFYYKLGDKIWGDYGFKDAFNLSNVWFADSYLAIDQGPIIVMIENYRSGLLWNLFMSCPEVKKGMKDLGFQSPDLQ from the coding sequence ATGAAGCATATATTGTTTTTTGTAATGATGCTATTGGCATTATCCTTCTGTAAAAAGGAAGCGCCTGTAAATCCTCCGGGTACTTTACAATCCTTAAAGATCACTGTAAACGATTCGCTGGTTAATAGTACTGTTTACTATAACGCCACTAATAAGCCGGCGATAAAGATTTTCTTTTCTGAACCGATAGATACTGCCGGTATTTACACTCGTGTTCTTATTAAAAATGCCAATGGTACCGCATTGCCTGTTAATTACGGATTGGCAAATATGGATAGTGTTTTAGTAGTGCAACCTTCCGGTAATCTTCAATCCATTTCAGTTTATACGGTAGCAATTTCCAATGGTATAAAATCCATACACAATAGTTTATTACAGCAAAACATTTCTTTCAATATTGTTACAGCTATTGATTCATCCGATAAGTTCGCAAGAATAAGCGACAGCGTTTTATTAGACCTGGTACAAAAACAAACATTAAAATACTTTTGGGATTTTGGCCATCCTGTTTCAGGATTGGCAAGAGAAAGAAATACATCGGGAGATGTTGTAACCACCGGTGGCAGCGGTTTTGGAATCATGTCATTATTGGTAGGAGTACACCATAATTTTATTTCCAGGACAGATGGGTTAGGTAGAATGACAAAGATTGTATCCTTTCTTACAAACAAGGCTCATCGCTATCACGGTGCCTTTCCACACTGGCTAAATGGAGCAACAGGAGAAACAGTTCCGTTTAGTCCTAAAGATGATGGCGCTGATTTGGTCGAAACTTCTTACTTAATGGAAGGCTTATTATGTGCACGACAATTTTTTAACAGCACTGTCGATAATAATGAAATTCAGTTGCGGGACAGTATTAATAATTTATGGAATGGCGTAGAGTGGAGCTGGTTCAGGCAAAACAATCAAAATGCTTTGTATTGGCACTGGAGTCCTGATTTTGATTGGGCCATGAATATGCAGATCAACGGATGGAATGAGGCTTTGATCACTTATGTATTGGCAGCATCATCTAACAATTATAATATTCCTTTAGCTGTTTATCAAAATGGATGGGCATTGAATGGAAATATAAAAAACAATAAACAATATTTTGGCATAACACTTCCCTTGGGGCCAGACTATGGTGGTCCGTTGTTCTTTTCTCATTATTCTTTTTTAGGAATTAATCCTAATAATTTAATGGATGTGTATGCCAATTACTGGACGCAGAATACAGCGCATTCAAAGATCAATTATTCTTATTGTGTAAACAATCCAAAAAGATTTAACGGTTATAGCAGTCAATGTTGGGGATTAACGGCAAGTGATGACAACAATGGCTATGATGCGCATTCGCCCACTAATGATGATGGCGTTATTTCTCCAACCGCAGCATTATCATCAATGGCATATACACCTACTGAATCTATGAATGCATTGCGCTTTTTCTATTACAAGTTAGGAGATAAGATTTGGGGCGATTATGGTTTTAAAGATGCTTTTAATTTGTCCAATGTGTGGTTTGCAGATTCTTATCTTGCCATAGACCAGGGACCTATTATTGTAATGATAGAAAATTATCGTAGCGGATTATTATGGAACTTATTTATGAGTTGCCCAGAAGTAAAGAAAGGTATGAAAGACCTCGGTTTTCAAAGTCCCGACTTGCAATAA
- a CDS encoding RagB/SusD family nutrient uptake outer membrane protein: protein MKRELKILLYGIFLIAISSCTKEFLDVPVQGSETPISDPSLAQKLVVGTYNSLLQGDSWNTGDVDGFALIAATDIMSDDADKGSYADDQATTAGEFDNFTLSSTNEFAATLWRGHYNSIGAANYALKNLYIANIDTATKNELIGEVRFLRGYLYFNMVRMFGGVPLVLKIPQDLNEALTDSVLKVRAPAALVYDSIEADLQYAIDHLPLQNTGHATKGAAQSMLAKVYMYQNQWQKVFDLTNQVIASGIYQLLPDYATLFRQAGDNSIESVFEIETGAFNNTNLGIANYTVSQGPRVGGLGGWDDLGWGFCNPTPSLIAAYETGDVRKDATIIFIDNSGTHRGTVLWDGFRIPSSDSVQNLYYNYKAYTSKAKEKFADAGTKDRPKNVHILRYAEVLLMNAEAALQPDVNQPAQAADDINLIRTRANLFPKGSVTINDVWQERHVELAMEHDRFWDIVRQGRAAQVMTAAGKNFAAGKNELLPIPSTQIQLSGGALKQNPGY, encoded by the coding sequence ATGAAACGTGAACTGAAAATATTATTGTATGGCATCTTCCTAATAGCAATCTCTTCATGCACAAAAGAATTTTTAGATGTGCCGGTACAGGGAAGTGAAACGCCAATATCAGATCCTTCTTTGGCGCAAAAATTAGTAGTAGGAACATATAATAGCTTGCTGCAGGGTGATTCATGGAATACGGGAGATGTTGATGGATTTGCATTGATAGCTGCAACTGATATTATGTCTGATGATGCAGATAAAGGAAGCTATGCGGATGACCAGGCTACTACTGCAGGAGAATTTGATAATTTTACACTTAGCTCTACCAATGAGTTTGCTGCAACATTATGGAGAGGACATTACAATAGCATAGGTGCTGCAAATTATGCGTTAAAGAATTTATACATAGCCAATATTGATACTGCAACAAAAAATGAATTGATCGGGGAAGTTCGTTTTTTAAGAGGCTATTTATATTTTAATATGGTAAGAATGTTTGGTGGCGTACCACTTGTTTTAAAAATTCCGCAAGATCTTAACGAAGCACTCACAGACAGCGTATTAAAAGTAAGAGCACCGGCAGCACTGGTGTATGATAGTATAGAAGCAGACCTGCAATATGCCATTGATCATCTTCCGTTACAAAATACAGGACATGCTACGAAAGGAGCTGCACAATCAATGTTGGCAAAAGTTTACATGTATCAAAATCAATGGCAAAAAGTTTTTGATCTTACAAATCAAGTCATCGCTTCAGGCATATATCAATTATTACCCGATTATGCTACTTTATTCAGGCAGGCAGGAGATAACAGCATTGAATCAGTTTTTGAAATTGAAACAGGCGCTTTCAACAATACCAATTTGGGTATTGCTAATTATACCGTAAGCCAGGGGCCACGGGTAGGTGGCTTAGGAGGATGGGATGATTTGGGTTGGGGCTTTTGTAATCCAACACCAAGTCTTATTGCTGCGTATGAAACGGGAGATGTAAGAAAAGATGCTACGATCATTTTTATTGATAATTCAGGAACGCATCGTGGTACTGTTCTCTGGGATGGTTTTCGTATTCCCAGTTCTGATTCTGTTCAAAATCTTTATTATAACTATAAAGCATACACCAGTAAGGCAAAAGAAAAATTTGCAGATGCAGGCACAAAAGACCGACCTAAAAATGTACATATACTACGCTATGCAGAAGTGTTGTTGATGAATGCAGAAGCTGCATTACAGCCAGATGTTAACCAACCGGCACAAGCCGCAGATGATATTAACCTGATAAGAACACGTGCCAATCTTTTTCCCAAAGGCAGCGTAACAATAAATGACGTTTGGCAGGAACGACATGTAGAATTAGCAATGGAACATGATCGTTTTTGGGATATCGTTCGCCAGGGAAGAGCAGCACAGGTAATGACTGCTGCAGGCAAAAATTTTGCAGCAGGTAAAAATGAATTATTGCCGATACCGAGCACACAAATACAATTAAGCGGGGGAGCGCTGAAACAAAACCCCGGATATTGA
- a CDS encoding metal-dependent hydrolase codes for MDSLTHIVLGACIGEAFFEKGFGKKAMFWGALAQSIPDIDFIAGSWLSTTENLLAHRGFTHSVLFALLISPAFALTAERVHRPHDISYKKWLFFFLTEVFLHLFLDSFNNYGIGWLEPFSHHRFSFNIIYVADPFFSIVPGIAFIALIFLNRFHAHRNFWWKIGLLIPFIYLSYCAFNKFNIDKDIKEILAEEHISSNRFLTTPTSFNNWLWYIVSENDSGYYIGYRSVFDTKKQISFHYFPRNNYLATEYKSKEDFLRLLRFSQHYYTIEKWHDTTVFNDLRFGQILGWQYPYNKFAFHYYLQYPDENKTVVQRGRFEQWNEDAIKNLITRIKGN; via the coding sequence ATGGATTCTCTTACACATATTGTTTTAGGCGCCTGTATCGGTGAAGCTTTTTTTGAAAAGGGCTTTGGAAAGAAAGCAATGTTTTGGGGAGCATTGGCACAAAGCATTCCTGACATAGACTTTATTGCTGGTTCATGGTTAAGCACTACAGAGAATCTGTTAGCACACAGAGGATTCACACATTCTGTTTTATTTGCGCTCCTTATCTCGCCGGCATTTGCATTAACCGCAGAGCGTGTTCATCGTCCTCACGATATCTCATATAAAAAATGGCTGTTCTTTTTTCTTACAGAAGTTTTTTTACACTTGTTCCTGGACAGCTTTAATAATTACGGCATAGGCTGGTTAGAACCGTTTAGTCACCATCGTTTTTCATTTAACATTATTTATGTAGCGGATCCTTTTTTTTCAATAGTTCCGGGAATTGCTTTTATTGCATTGATCTTTTTGAACCGGTTTCATGCACATAGAAATTTTTGGTGGAAGATCGGTTTACTAATTCCGTTTATTTATTTAAGCTATTGTGCATTCAATAAATTTAACATTGATAAAGACATCAAGGAAATTCTTGCTGAAGAGCATATTTCCAGTAACCGCTTTCTAACTACACCTACCTCTTTCAACAATTGGCTTTGGTATATAGTAAGTGAAAATGATAGTGGTTATTATATTGGTTATAGATCTGTATTTGATACAAAGAAGCAAATAAGCTTTCATTATTTTCCCCGAAACAATTATTTAGCAACGGAATATAAAAGCAAGGAGGACTTTCTACGATTACTTCGGTTTTCTCAACATTATTATACCATAGAGAAGTGGCATGATACCACCGTGTTTAACGATCTTCGTTTTGGGCAAATATTAGGCTGGCAATATCCTTACAACAAATTTGCCTTTCATTATTATTTACAATATCCTGATGAAAACAAAACTGTTGTTCAACGCGGCAGGTTTGAGCAATGGAATGAAGATGCAATAAAAAATCTTATTACAAGAATAAAGGGTAATTAA
- the bglX gene encoding beta-glucosidase BglX, translating into MKYTVTVFFLVMMNVGFAQDAAMNKFISDLMQKMTLEEKIGQLNLPSIGFDVTGPVLSKDVESKIQKGLVGGVFNTFTPNAVRKLQDIAVKQTRLKIPLLFGYDVIHGHRTIFPIPLGLAASWDTALIRRIARAAADEATADGLNWTFSPMVDIARDPRWGRVSEGAGEDPFLGSQIAKAMVQGYQGNNLTADSTLMACIKHFALYGAVEAGREYNVVDMSTVKMYNDYLPPYKAGVDAGAGSIMSSFNEINGMPATADKWLMTDLLRKQWGFKGFVATDYTAVSELINHGIGDSMQVTQQSINAGIDMDMVSELFLLELPDLVKQGKVSVATIDNACRLILEAKYKLGLFEDPYRYISEERNKKEIMSADKLVLAKEAALKSIVLLKNIKLKNRQHVLPLSRDEKIAFIGPLVKDKRNLIGSWSAAGDWKNAVSIWEALLQKKMDETLYAKGCNLLDDKELIAKLNVHDAQIETDSLTPQQLIDNAVKVAAQADVVVAVLGESFAMSGEAASRSDIGLPENQEDLLKALKQTGKPIVLVLMNGRPLTLDWENDSVDAIVETWFAGTMAGPAIVDVLFGDYNPSGKITMSYPENVGQIPVYYNHKNTGRPFDDKNKYTSKYLDVSNEPLYPFGYGLSYSSFDYSDMTLNKNYLDKNSSITASVTIANNGNYDGEETAEMYIQDISASITRPLKELKGFQKIYLKKGESKKVQFLITEKDLRFYNADLHFVSEPGKFKIYIGGCSANCSENEFELR; encoded by the coding sequence ATGAAATATACTGTAACTGTTTTCTTTTTAGTGATGATGAATGTCGGCTTTGCACAAGATGCAGCGATGAATAAATTTATCAGCGATCTTATGCAAAAGATGACACTAGAGGAAAAGATAGGACAGTTAAATCTTCCTTCCATTGGTTTTGATGTTACAGGACCTGTGTTAAGCAAAGATGTAGAGTCTAAGATACAGAAGGGCTTAGTAGGTGGTGTGTTCAACACATTTACACCGAATGCCGTACGTAAGTTGCAAGACATTGCCGTTAAACAAACCCGTTTAAAAATTCCGCTTTTATTTGGTTATGATGTGATACATGGTCATCGAACCATCTTTCCTATTCCGTTAGGTTTAGCAGCGAGCTGGGATACGGCTTTGATACGCAGAATTGCCCGTGCCGCTGCAGATGAAGCAACAGCAGATGGATTGAACTGGACATTTTCACCAATGGTTGATATAGCACGTGACCCACGATGGGGAAGGGTTTCAGAAGGAGCAGGAGAGGATCCTTTTTTAGGATCACAAATTGCAAAAGCAATGGTGCAGGGATACCAGGGTAATAATTTAACAGCAGATTCTACTTTAATGGCGTGCATTAAACACTTTGCATTATATGGTGCAGTGGAGGCTGGCAGAGAATACAATGTAGTTGATATGAGTACTGTAAAAATGTACAATGATTATTTGCCTCCTTATAAAGCAGGCGTGGATGCTGGTGCCGGTTCTATAATGAGTTCGTTTAATGAAATAAACGGAATGCCTGCAACCGCTGATAAGTGGTTAATGACGGATCTGTTAAGAAAACAATGGGGGTTTAAAGGCTTTGTTGCTACAGACTATACTGCAGTGAGTGAATTAATAAATCACGGTATTGGAGATTCCATGCAGGTAACACAACAATCAATAAATGCAGGCATTGATATGGATATGGTCAGTGAATTATTTTTGTTGGAGTTGCCGGATCTTGTTAAACAAGGAAAGGTTTCTGTAGCTACGATTGATAATGCCTGTCGTTTAATATTAGAAGCAAAATATAAATTAGGATTATTTGAAGATCCTTATCGTTATATCAGCGAAGAAAGAAATAAAAAAGAAATAATGAGTGCCGATAAGCTGGTATTAGCGAAGGAAGCGGCATTGAAAAGCATAGTGTTATTAAAAAATATAAAATTAAAGAACAGACAACATGTTTTGCCTTTATCACGAGATGAAAAAATTGCTTTTATCGGACCATTGGTAAAAGATAAAAGAAATCTTATTGGGAGTTGGAGTGCTGCCGGTGACTGGAAGAATGCTGTGAGTATTTGGGAAGCTTTATTGCAAAAGAAAATGGATGAGACCTTGTATGCGAAAGGATGTAATTTATTGGACGATAAAGAACTTATCGCAAAATTGAATGTTCATGATGCACAAATCGAAACAGATTCGCTGACGCCACAACAACTAATTGACAATGCAGTTAAAGTGGCAGCGCAAGCGGATGTGGTAGTAGCAGTTCTAGGCGAATCATTTGCTATGAGCGGTGAAGCTGCCAGCAGAAGCGATATTGGATTGCCGGAAAACCAGGAAGACCTGTTAAAAGCATTGAAGCAAACAGGAAAACCTATTGTATTGGTTTTAATGAATGGAAGGCCCTTAACATTGGACTGGGAAAATGATAGTGTGGATGCGATAGTAGAAACATGGTTTGCAGGTACTATGGCGGGACCCGCTATTGTGGATGTTTTATTCGGAGATTATAATCCTTCAGGAAAAATAACTATGAGTTATCCTGAAAACGTTGGACAAATTCCTGTTTATTATAATCATAAAAATACCGGTCGTCCTTTTGATGATAAAAATAAATACACTTCCAAATATTTAGATGTTTCTAACGAGCCTTTATATCCTTTTGGTTATGGGTTAAGTTATTCTTCATTTGATTATAGTGACATGACATTGAACAAAAATTATTTAGATAAAAATAGTTCCATCACTGCCAGTGTTACTATTGCCAATAATGGAAATTACGATGGCGAAGAAACCGCTGAAATGTATATACAGGATATCAGTGCCAGTATTACCCGTCCTTTAAAAGAATTAAAAGGGTTCCAAAAGATCTATCTGAAAAAAGGAGAAAGCAAAAAAGTGCAATTTCTTATTACTGAAAAAGATCTTCGATTTTATAATGCAGATTTACATTTTGTATCAGAGCCGGGCAAGTTTAAAATTTATATTGGCGGCTGTTCTGCCAACTGTAGCGAAAATGAGTTTGAATTAAGATAA
- a CDS encoding LamG domain-containing protein, which translates to MKWLKIKNRIFISAMSILSIAIFGTSCSKDNSTLPPVNGYNASNDVASSSLLAHWTFDGTNNETISGTAPSTSNGASFGTGIKGQGLSLNNGYILYPTIAALSSANALGSFTVSAWINTDNRDTLASSVFALTKTTSAQTDWNDGPINMYVETVKNHLTYDDTLVLHGAFATYPGGIRAGGDNINDYGVRGVDFQTVLGTKKWVHYVLRYDGAGSNIDIYANGTRVSNNNFRFRGAGTPAVGLGALVMPVPTQVLIGGWPSATTGFTNSAAQTWQGLFVGSIDEVRVYNKSLSDLEIGSLYQLELAGR; encoded by the coding sequence ATGAAATGGCTGAAAATAAAAAATAGAATATTCATTTCTGCGATGAGCATTTTATCTATAGCAATATTCGGAACCTCCTGCTCAAAAGATAATAGTACGTTGCCGCCGGTTAATGGATACAATGCATCTAATGATGTGGCTTCATCAAGTTTGCTGGCACACTGGACTTTTGATGGCACTAATAATGAAACCATATCAGGAACGGCTCCTTCAACCTCAAACGGGGCTTCATTTGGAACCGGTATAAAAGGGCAGGGATTGTCTCTTAACAATGGTTACATTCTTTATCCTACTATTGCTGCATTAAGCAGTGCAAATGCATTGGGAAGTTTTACCGTAAGTGCATGGATAAATACAGATAACAGAGATACGCTGGCTTCTTCTGTATTTGCATTAACAAAAACTACAAGTGCACAAACCGATTGGAATGATGGACCGATCAATATGTATGTTGAAACAGTTAAGAATCATCTTACTTACGATGATACATTAGTATTACATGGCGCTTTTGCAACATATCCCGGAGGGATAAGAGCAGGTGGTGATAATATTAATGATTACGGAGTTCGCGGTGTTGATTTCCAAACGGTGTTGGGTACAAAAAAATGGGTGCATTACGTATTGCGTTATGATGGTGCAGGATCTAATATTGACATCTATGCAAATGGTACAAGAGTGTCTAATAACAATTTTAGATTTAGAGGTGCAGGCACTCCTGCCGTTGGTTTAGGAGCATTAGTAATGCCCGTTCCCACACAAGTGTTAATTGGAGGTTGGCCGAGCGCAACAACCGGTTTTACTAATTCTGCAGCACAGACATGGCAGGGTTTATTTGTAGGGTCTATTGATGAAGTAAGAGTGTACAACAAATCTTTGTCAGACCTGGAAATTGGATCGCTTTATCAATTAGAATTAGCTGGAAGATAA